A single genomic interval of Natator depressus isolate rNatDep1 chromosome 14, rNatDep2.hap1, whole genome shotgun sequence harbors:
- the LOC141998001 gene encoding H-2 class II histocompatibility antigen, E-S beta chain-like: MGTGRILGAGSCWAGALLVALTVLRTHLAHCTEPPGRFVYQGNAECLFSNGTERVRLLHRHFYNGRQIDHFDSELGVYVADTELGRPSAEYWNKDPAILAQKRAEVDTFCRHNYGVEAPFTVARRVQPKVKVSPTTSGSGSHSRLLVCSVTGFYPGGIEIKWFKNGQEQTAGVVSTELLQNGDWTFQILVMLEMSPRRGDVYTCQVEHISLRDPLTVHWEAQSDSARSKMLTGVGGFVLGLIFLAPGLLIYLKNKKGRPIPQPSGLLS; the protein is encoded by the exons ATGGGGACTGGTCGGatcctgggggctgggagctgctgggctggggctctGCTCGTGGCACTGACGGTGCTGAGAACCCACCTGGCTCATTGCACGGAGCCCCCAG GGCGGTTCGTGTACCAGGGGAACGCGGAGTGTCTGTTCTCCAACGGCACCGAGCGGGTCCGGCTCCTGCACCGGCACTTCTACAACGGGCGGCAGATCGACCACTTCGACAGCGAGCTGGGGGTCTACGTGGCGGACACGGAGCTGGGCCGGCCGAGTGCCGAGTATTGGAACAAGGACCCGGCGATCCTGGCACAGAAGCGGGCGGAGGTGGACACGTTCTGCCGGCACAACTACGGGGTGGAGGCGCCTTTCACCGTGGCCCGGAGAG ttcaGCCCAAGGTGAAAGTTTCCCCCACGACATCGGGGTCTGGGTCCCACTCCCGCCTGCTGGTTTGCTCCGTGACGGGGTTTTACCCCGGGGGGATCGAGATTAAGTGGTTCAAGAACGGGCAGGAGCAGACGGCCGGGGTGGTGTCCACGGAGCTGCTCCAGAACGGAGACTGGACCTTCCAGATCCTGGTGATGCTGGAGATGAGCCCCCGGCGCGGGGACGTCTACACCTGCCAGGTGGAGCACATCAGCCTGCGGGACCCCCTCACCGTGCACTGGG AGGCGCAGTCTGACTCCGCCAGGAGCAAGATGCTGACGGGCGTCGGGGGCTTCGTGCTGGGGCTGATCTTCCTGGCGCCGGGACTCCTCATCTACCTGAAGAATAAGAAAG GGCGCCCCATTCCCCAACCTTCAG ggctCCTGAGTTAG